In the Acropora muricata isolate sample 2 chromosome 10, ASM3666990v1, whole genome shotgun sequence genome, one interval contains:
- the LOC136888153 gene encoding adenosine receptor A3-like: MDFNKWNSFWTTCFGIMAFLIIVGNAITIAIFLKKQFRKRPQFVLISLAFADLLVGCATTLYVFVNYEFRLSALLFIFNFLDVFAGLSSIFHLTVISLERLHATLRPFRHRQLSLKAYWVAIATPWILSLSVGISIFILTWLSLIMQQKLLIIVIICLLFPLLITCFSYLLIWRQRRKSTVRGFRQNQELRFSRTIFLVTAASFITWLPFLFLNVVTTLYRIPLSGVFFIKLLQFSNSFVNVVIYIFRFPSYRKVFFFPQFHSILSCKTPVVTAMICSSQLQHSSQATPLPGALLH, from the coding sequence ATGGACTTTAACAAGTGGAATTCCTTCTGGACAACTTGCTTTGGCATAATGGCTTTTCTTATCATCGTTGGAAACGCTATCACCATCGCAATATTTCTTAAAAAACAGTTTCGAAAGCGTCCACAGTTCGTATTAATCAGTTTGGCCTTTGCTGATCTCTTGGTTGGATGCGCAACTACGTTGTatgtttttgttaattatgaGTTCCGCTTATCTGCgctgttgtttatttttaattttttggacGTGTTCGCGGGTCTTTCTTCCATATTCCACTTAACTGTCATTTCTCTTGAAAGACTTCACGCAACTCTTCGGCCATTTCGTCATCGACAGCTGAGTTTGAAAGCCTACTGGGTTGCCATAGCTACACCATGGATTCTTTCCTTGTCCGTGGGAATTTCAATCTTTATACTAACATGGTTAAGCTTGATAATGCAACAAAAACTGCTCATCATTGTTATAATTTGCTTGCTATTTCCATTACTCATAACATGTTTTTCCTATCTGTTAATTTGGAGACAGAGAAGAAAAAGTACCGTGAGAGGCTTTCGCCAAAACCAAGAACTAAGATTCTCGAGGACCATTTTCCTTGTAACGGCAGCATCGTTCATAACATGGTTGCCTTTTCTGTTTTTAAACGTCGTCACAACCTTGTACCGCATTCCTCTATCAGGTGTTTTCTTTATCAAGCTCCTTCAGTTCAGTAACTCGTTTGTCAACGTTGTTATCTACATTTTTAGGTTTCCTAGTTAccgaaaggttttttttttccctcaattTCATTCCATTTTGTCCTGCAAAACGCCCGTCGTGACTGCCATGATATGCAGTTCGCAACTTCAGCATTCTTCCCAGGCAACCCCGCTTCCAGGTGCACTTTTGCATTGA
- the LOC136888106 gene encoding trace amine-associated receptor 13c-like produces MDFSKWNPFWASSFGVMSFLIIVGNSLTIATLLNKKFRKRPHFLLTSLAFADLLVGFVTILRLINFSSYNSFMFRYACNMLDMFTGLSSIFHLAVISLERLHSTLRPFRHRQLSLKAYWVAIATPWVLSLPVGISIFILAWFSLIMQQKLLIIAIIFRKNSIPHNMFFLSRNLEKNEKKKGEKTIFLVTAASFITWMPFLYYDIAVTVRPDPIQWSAIFFFKLLQYSNSFVNFVIYILRFPSYRKALFSLCRFHCVL; encoded by the exons ATGGACTTCAGCAAGTGGAATCCCTTCTGGGCGTCGTCCTTTGGCGTAATGTCTTTCCTTATAATCGTTGGAAATTCTCTCACCATCGCAACACTTCTAAATAAAAAGTTTCGCAAGCGGCCGCATTTCTTGTTAACAAGTTTGGCCTTTGCTGATCTTTTAGTTGGGTTCGTGACGATACTGCGTTTGATCAACTTTTCTTCGTACAACTCGTTCATGTTTCGTTATGCCTGTAATATGTTAGATATGTTCACTGGTCTCTCTTCAATCTTCCACTTGGCTGTGATTTCTCTTGAAAGACTTCACTCAACTCTTCGGCCATTTCGTCATCGACAGCTTAGTTTAAAAGCCTACTGGGTTGCCATAGCTACACCATGGGTTCTTTCCTTGCCCGTAGgaatttctatttttatacTTGCGTGGTTTAGCTTGATAATGCAACAAAAACTGCTCATTATTGCTATAATTTTTCGTAAAAACTCCATTCCTCATAACATGTTTTTCCTATCTCGTAATTTggagaaaaatgagaaaaagaaaggggAGAA GACCATTTTCCTAGTAACGGCAGCATCTTTCATAACCTGGATGCCTTTTCTTTATTATGACATTGCCGTAACTGTGAGGCCAGATCCAATACAATGGTcagctatttttttctttaagctccTTCAATATAGTAACTCATTTGTCAATTTTGTTATCTACATTCTTAGGTTTCCTAGCTACAgaaaggctttgttttctttatgtcgATTCCACTGTGTCCTGTAA